One window of Pleurodeles waltl isolate 20211129_DDA chromosome 3_1, aPleWal1.hap1.20221129, whole genome shotgun sequence genomic DNA carries:
- the FJX1 gene encoding four-jointed box protein 1 encodes MKPLLFLHSVAVALLFLVGCALVLWMGLAGSPEESQERRTKRSHLSARSPNTFRALLTVPGGQRGSNGGSPDMVIKSGGTVVNQRPHSVVQGGIFWSSALEDASPEGFSDAQVGSWVERARTSRIISLEKGCGRTSNRLARFADGSKACIRYGINPEQIQGETFSFYLARLLGIKNVPPLALSRVSANSGQWGQVRKDLLGSQWPDGSIVSLTPWIDNLTDVVAPKALRSEDGRLRPLRADLENRTQAELLELMQWTDLIVFDYLTANFDRLVSNLFSLQWDPRVMQRATSNLHKTPNGGLVFIDNEAGLVHGYRVRAMWDKYNEPLLRSVCLFRKGTAGKILELHKLRNTAYELQRLYQEQEPLGVDLGPLSEDHAQLLQDRLDLVYKHITLCQAAYS; translated from the coding sequence ATGAAGCCACTTCTGTTTCTGCACTCCGTGGCAGTGGCCCTTCTCTTCCTAGTTGGCTGTGCTCTCGTGctgtggatggggctggcgggttCCCCGGAGGAGAGCCAGGAGCGCAGGACCAAGCGATCCCACCTCTCTGCACGGTCTCCAAACACTTTCCGAGCCCTGCTGACCGTGCCCGGTGGCCAAAGAGGCTCGAACGGCGGCTCACCAGACATGGTGATCAAGAGTGGTGGTACCGTTGTGAACCAGCGACCACACAGCGTGGTGCAAGGTGGCATCTTCTGGAGCAGCGCGCTCGAagatgcatctccagaagggttttCGGATGCACAGGTAGGCTCCTGGGTGGAGAGGGCCAGGACTTCACGCATTATCTCCCTGGAGAAGGGCTGTGGTCGCACCTCCAACCGGCTTGCACGGTTCGCAGATGGCTCCAAAGCCTGCATCAGGTATGGAATTAACCCGGAGCAAATCCAAGGAGAGACCTTCTCCTTCTACCTGGCCAGGCTCCTGGGTATCAAGAACGTACCTCCCCTGGCCCTCTCCAGGGTGAGCGCCAACAGTGGACAGTGGGGACAAGTCAGAAAAGATCTGCTTGGCTCCCAGTGGCCAGATGGGTCCATTGTTAGCTTGACACCATGGATAGACAACCTCACCGATGTGGTGGCACCCAAGGCCTTGAGGTCTGAGGATGGGCGGCTGCGTCCACTCAGGGCTGACTTGGAGAACCGGACCCAGGCTGAGCTGTTGGAGCTGATGCAATGGACCGACCTCATCGTTTTTGACTACTTGACAGCCAACTTTGACAGGCTGGTGAGCAACCTGTTCAGCCTCCAGTGGGACCCCCGAGTGATGCAGAGGGCCACCAGCAACCTTCACAAGACACCCAATGGTGGACTGGTCTTCATAGACAACGAGGCTGGGCTGGTCCATGGTTACAGGGTGCGCGCCATGTGGGATAAGTACAACGAACCCTTGTTGAGGTCCGTCTGTCTCTTCCGAAAAGGGACAGCTGGGAAAATCCTGGAGCTCCACAAACTTAGGAACACGGCCTATGAGCTTCAGAgactctaccaggagcaggaacccTTGGGCGTGGACTTGGGGCCTTTATCTGAAGACCATGCCCAGCTCCTGCAGGACAGGTTAGACCTGGTGTATAAGCATATTACGCTCTGCCAAGCGGCCTATAGCTGA